The following are encoded in a window of Falco biarmicus isolate bFalBia1 chromosome 8, bFalBia1.pri, whole genome shotgun sequence genomic DNA:
- the CDK5R2 gene encoding cyclin-dependent kinase 5 activator 2, producing MGTVLSLSPAASSGKGGGGGGGLLADKAPGRVPGKGESRLKRPSVLISALTWKRLVAASAKKKKSTKKVTPKPGGGAPGGGPGQPDPLVVQRNRENLRKSVVGPADGAKQGPLAVPVPTVPSAPQELHPGSGGGKPPPPPPPAGSRAPGSPRRVVVQASTGELLRCLGDFVCRRCYRLKELSPGELISWFRSVDRSLLLQGWQDQGFITPANLVFVYLLCREALRGEDIGSQAELQAAFLTCLYLAYSYMGNEISYPLKPFLVEGDKGRFWERCLGIIQRLSAKMLRINADPHYFTQLFQDLKSEGEGGDGSKHWTISLDR from the coding sequence ATGGGCACGgtgctctccctctcccccgCCGCCTCCTCGGGCaagggcggcggcggcggcggggggctgctggccGACAAGGCGCCGGGAAGAGTGCCGGGCAAGGGCGAGAGCCGGCTGAAGCGCCCCAGCGTGCTCATCTCGGCGCTCACTTGGAAGCGGCTGGTGGCCGCCTCGGCCAAGAAGAAGAAGAGCACCAAGAAGGTGACGCCGaagcccggcggcggggccccgggGGGGGGCCCGGGCCAGCCCGACCCGCTGGTGGTGCAGCGCAATCGCGAGAACTTGCGCAAGTCGGTGGTGGGGCCGGCCGACGGCGCCAAGCAGGGCCCGCTGGCCGTGCCGGTGCCCACCGTGCCCTCGGCGCCGCAGGAGCTGCACCCGGGCTCCGGCGGGGGCaagccgccgccgccaccgccgccggcCGGCAGCCGCGCCCCGGGGTCCCCGCGCCGCGTGGTAGTGCAGGCGTCCACCGGTGAGCTGCTGCGCTGCTTGGGGGACTTCGTGTGCCGCCGCTGCTACCGGCTGAAGGAGCTGAGCCCCGGCGAGCTCATCTCCTGGTTTCGCAGCGTGGACCgctcgctgctgctgcagggctggcaggaccAGGGCTTCATCACCCCGGCCAACCTGGTGTTCGTCTACCTGCTGTGCCGGGAAGCGCTGCGGGGTGAAGACATCGGGAGCCAGGCCGAGCTGCAGGCCGCCTTCCTCACCTGCCTCTATCTCGCCTACTCCTACATGGGCAACGAGATCTCCTACCCGCTCAAGCCCTTCCTGGTGGAGGGCGACAAGGGGCGCTTCTGGGAGCGCTGTCTGGGCATCATCCAGCGCCTCAGCGCCAAGATGCTACGAATCAACGCGGACCCGCACTACTTCACGCAACTCTTCCAGGACCTCAAGAGCGAGGGCGAGGGCGGAGACGGGTCCAAGCACTGGACGATCAGCCTGGACCGCTAG